One Edaphobacter lichenicola DNA window includes the following coding sequences:
- a CDS encoding YtxH domain-containing protein — MSAKNYWFAFGIGVSAGAAIALLYAPQTGIKTRKQLRKRAEDAGDYLEDAGNYLKAQAERLSDEAQKAIKRSKGQVDYAIDKAGDAVNSAVKTAQSLV, encoded by the coding sequence ATGAGTGCAAAGAACTACTGGTTTGCGTTTGGCATCGGCGTCAGCGCAGGAGCCGCAATCGCTCTCCTCTACGCTCCGCAAACAGGAATCAAGACGCGCAAGCAACTCCGCAAACGTGCGGAGGATGCAGGCGACTATCTCGAAGATGCAGGCAACTATCTCAAAGCCCAGGCCGAGCGTCTCAGCGACGAGGCCCAGAAGGCCATCAAACGCAGCAAAGGCCAAGTGGATTACGCCATCGACAAAGCAGGCGACGCCGTAAACAGTGCCGTCAAGACCGCTCAATCGCTAGTCTAG